One segment of Pleomorphomonas sp. PLEO DNA contains the following:
- the carA gene encoding glutamine-hydrolyzing carbamoyl-phosphate synthase small subunit, whose translation MTTVAWQEPKPTAVLVLADGTVIEGFGIGARGEAVAEVCFNTAMTGYEEILTDPSYAGQIVTFTFPHIGNVGVNDEDIETVNMAAESGVRGVVLKDEVTDPSNYRSLKGFDTWLAARGIIGITGVDTRALTALIRDKGMPNAVIAHAADGKFDLEALKAKARAWSGLEGLDLAIEVTNPQSYDWTEASWAWNKGYGHQQAKKYKVVALDFGIKRNILRLLVDEGCEVVVLPATATAEEVFAHQPDGVFLSNGPGDPAATGDYAVPTIKAVIESGVPTFGICLGHQMMGLALGGKTMKMHQGHHGANHPVKDYTTGKVEITSMNHGFAVDPDSLPDNVEQTHVSLFDGSNCGLRVKDKPAFSVQYHPEASPGPQDSHYLFKRFVNLIRETKGEPTVPERA comes from the coding sequence ATGACCACCGTCGCCTGGCAGGAACCCAAGCCCACCGCCGTCCTGGTGCTCGCCGATGGCACCGTCATCGAGGGCTTCGGCATCGGCGCGCGAGGCGAGGCTGTGGCCGAGGTCTGCTTCAACACGGCGATGACCGGCTATGAGGAGATCCTCACCGACCCCTCCTACGCCGGCCAGATCGTCACCTTCACCTTCCCGCATATCGGCAATGTCGGCGTCAACGACGAGGACATCGAAACCGTCAACATGGCCGCCGAAAGCGGCGTGCGCGGCGTGGTGCTGAAGGACGAGGTCACCGACCCCTCCAATTATCGTTCTCTCAAGGGCTTCGACACCTGGCTGGCAGCGCGCGGCATCATCGGCATCACCGGTGTCGACACGCGCGCGCTGACCGCGCTGATCCGCGACAAGGGCATGCCCAACGCCGTCATCGCCCACGCGGCCGACGGCAAGTTCGATCTGGAAGCGCTGAAGGCCAAGGCCAGGGCCTGGTCGGGCCTTGAGGGTCTCGATCTCGCCATCGAGGTCACCAACCCGCAGAGCTACGACTGGACCGAAGCGAGCTGGGCCTGGAACAAGGGCTACGGCCACCAGCAGGCCAAGAAATACAAGGTCGTCGCCCTCGACTTCGGCATCAAGCGCAACATCCTGCGCCTGCTGGTCGATGAGGGCTGCGAGGTGGTGGTGCTGCCGGCCACCGCCACGGCGGAAGAGGTGTTCGCCCATCAGCCGGACGGCGTGTTCCTGTCGAACGGCCCCGGCGATCCGGCCGCCACCGGCGACTATGCCGTGCCGACCATCAAGGCGGTGATCGAGTCCGGCGTACCCACCTTCGGCATCTGCCTCGGCCACCAGATGATGGGCCTTGCCCTCGGCGGCAAGACCATGAAGATGCACCAGGGCCACCACGGCGCCAACCATCCGGTCAAGGACTACACCACCGGCAAGGTGGAAATCACCTCGATGAACCACGGCTTCGCCGTCGATCCCGACAGCCTGCCGGACAATGTTGAGCAGACCCACGTGTCGCTGTTCGACGGCTCCAACTGCGGCCTGCGCGTGAAAGACAAGCCGGCCTTCTCGGTGCAGTACCACCCCGAGGCGTCCCCCGGCCCGCAGGACAGCCACTATCTGTTCAAGCGTTTCGTCAACTTGATCCGCGAGACCAAGGGCGAGCCGACGGTGCCCGAGCGGGCGTGA
- a CDS encoding glycerophosphodiester phosphodiesterase family protein translates to MRGKTILGGIGLFAGTVYILNASWLVMPSDIGSPRIIAHRGVHQTYSRQGVDAETCTASRIDPPSHDFIENTIPSMHAAFAAGADVVELDVHLTPDKVFAVLHDWTLDCRTDGHGVTEETPWPTLKALDVGYGYTPDGGKTFPLRGKGVGLMPRLDEVYAAFPGHSFLVNFKSRRPEEGEALAALLNADPEAREATFGVYGGMEPTRLAEARVSDLKGFDKASLKACLIAYEIYGWTGVLPSACRDTMIALPIDIAPYVWGWPYRFMERMREADSEVLLVGPYGGSDFAAGIDTPELAARIPPGFDGYVWTNKIETIGPLLKGY, encoded by the coding sequence ATGCGCGGCAAGACGATTCTCGGCGGCATCGGTCTCTTTGCCGGCACCGTCTATATTCTCAACGCCTCCTGGCTGGTCATGCCGTCCGACATCGGCTCGCCCCGCATCATCGCCCATCGCGGCGTCCACCAGACCTATTCGCGCCAAGGCGTCGATGCCGAGACCTGCACGGCAAGCCGCATCGATCCGCCCAGCCACGATTTCATCGAGAATACCATCCCCTCGATGCACGCCGCCTTCGCCGCCGGCGCCGATGTGGTGGAGCTCGACGTCCACCTGACGCCGGACAAGGTGTTCGCCGTGCTGCACGACTGGACGCTCGATTGCCGCACCGACGGCCATGGTGTCACCGAGGAGACGCCATGGCCGACACTGAAGGCGCTCGATGTCGGTTATGGCTACACCCCCGACGGCGGCAAAACCTTTCCGTTGCGCGGCAAGGGAGTGGGCCTGATGCCGCGCCTCGACGAGGTCTACGCCGCCTTTCCCGGCCACTCCTTCCTGGTCAATTTCAAGAGCCGCCGCCCCGAGGAAGGCGAGGCGCTGGCCGCCCTGCTCAACGCCGATCCGGAAGCGCGCGAAGCCACCTTCGGCGTCTACGGCGGCATGGAGCCGACGCGGCTGGCCGAGGCGAGGGTTTCCGATCTCAAGGGTTTCGACAAGGCATCGCTCAAGGCCTGCCTCATTGCCTATGAAATCTACGGCTGGACCGGCGTGCTGCCGAGCGCCTGCCGCGACACCATGATCGCCCTGCCGATCGACATCGCCCCCTATGTCTGGGGCTGGCCCTACCGCTTCATGGAGCGCATGCGCGAGGCGGACAGCGAGGTGTTGCTGGTCGGGCCCTATGGCGGTAGCGACTTCGCGGCCGGCATCGACACGCCCGAACTGGCCGCCCGCATTCCGCCCGGCTTCGATGGTTACGTGTGGACCAACAAGATCGAAACCATCGGGCCGTTGCTGAAGGGCTACTGA